A genomic window from Osmerus eperlanus chromosome 5, fOsmEpe2.1, whole genome shotgun sequence includes:
- the LOC134021552 gene encoding B-cell receptor-associated protein 29-like, whose amino-acid sequence MTLQWTVVALFLYVEIALILLLCLPFISAKRWRSVFNLNIWNWLSPYWNKCFFTMIIILIVLFLDALREVKKYSASEPMQDAKLNPNLFDHMHMKLFRAQRNLYISGFSLFLWLIMRRVVTLINQVASSADMEASLQVQTDSANQSAKKYQEDNLRLRKVLLDEEKANSAQARQILYDGEGGKKDK is encoded by the exons ATGACTCTGCAGTGGACTGTGGTGGCTCTCTTTCTTTACGTGGAAATAgctctcattctcctcctctgtctaccCTTCATATCAGCCAAGAG ATGGAGGTCTGTTTTCAATTTGAATATATGGAATTGGTTATCTCCTTACTGGAACAAATGCTTCTTTACCATGATCATCATCCTCATAGTCCTCTTCCTGG ATGCCCTGCGTGAGGTGAAAAAGTACTCCGCTTCTGAGCCCATGCAGGATGCCAAACTCAACCCCAACCTGTTTGATCACATGCACATGAAGCTGTTCAGAGCCCAGAGGAACCTCTACATCTCAGgcttctctctgttcctctggcT AATCATGCGGCGCGTGGTCACCCTCATAAACCAGGTGGCCAGCTCCGCAGACATGGAAGCCAGCCTgcaggtacagacagacagtgccAACCAATCAGCCAAGAAGTACCAGGAGGACAACCTGCGACTCAGAAAG GTTCTGCTGGATGAGGAAAAGGCCAACTCGGCACAAGCTCGACAG ATTCTttatgatggagagggaggaaaaaaagataaataa